The Streptomyces sp. Je 1-332 genome has a window encoding:
- the dusB gene encoding tRNA dihydrouridine synthase DusB — MEPQLQIGPHAVRPPVVLAPMAGITNAPFRTLCREFSGGKGLFVSEMITTRALVERNEKTMQLIHFDETEKPRSIQLYGVDPATVGKAVRMIAEEDLADHIDLNFGCPVPKVTRKGGGSALPYKRPLLRAILREAVSGAGDLPVTMKMRKGINDEHITFLDAGRIAVEEGVTAIALHGRTAAQHYGGTADWDAIARLKEHVPEIPVLGNGDIWSAADAVRMMKETGCDGVVVGRGCLGRPWLFGDLVAAFEGTGAPKAPDLREVAAVMLRHATLLGEWIGDEARGVIDFRKHVAWYLKGFAVGSEMRKRLAITSSLAELEDGLGELDLDQGWPAGADGPRGRTSGNNRVVLPDGWLKDPYDCAGISEDAELDTSGG, encoded by the coding sequence ATGGAGCCCCAGCTTCAGATCGGCCCGCACGCCGTGCGGCCGCCCGTCGTGCTCGCGCCCATGGCGGGCATCACGAACGCGCCGTTCCGGACGCTGTGCCGGGAGTTCAGCGGGGGCAAGGGCCTCTTCGTCAGCGAGATGATCACCACTCGGGCGCTGGTCGAGCGCAACGAGAAGACCATGCAGCTGATCCACTTCGACGAGACCGAGAAGCCGCGGTCCATCCAGCTGTACGGCGTCGACCCGGCGACGGTCGGCAAGGCGGTCCGCATGATCGCCGAGGAGGACCTCGCCGACCACATCGACCTGAACTTCGGCTGCCCCGTCCCCAAGGTCACCCGCAAGGGCGGCGGCTCCGCGCTCCCGTACAAGAGGCCGCTGCTTCGCGCGATCCTCCGTGAGGCGGTCAGCGGCGCCGGGGACCTGCCCGTCACGATGAAGATGCGCAAGGGCATCAACGACGAGCACATCACCTTCCTCGACGCGGGCCGTATCGCCGTCGAGGAGGGCGTCACGGCGATCGCGCTGCACGGCCGCACCGCCGCCCAGCACTACGGCGGCACCGCCGACTGGGACGCCATCGCCCGCCTCAAGGAGCACGTCCCCGAGATCCCGGTGCTCGGCAACGGCGACATCTGGTCCGCCGCCGACGCGGTGCGGATGATGAAGGAGACCGGCTGCGACGGCGTCGTCGTGGGCCGCGGCTGCCTCGGCCGCCCCTGGCTCTTCGGCGACCTGGTCGCCGCCTTCGAGGGCACGGGCGCGCCCAAGGCGCCCGACCTGCGCGAGGTCGCCGCCGTCATGCTGCGGCACGCGACCCTGCTCGGCGAGTGGATCGGTGACGAGGCGCGCGGTGTCATCGACTTCCGCAAGCACGTGGCCTGGTACCTGAAGGGGTTCGCGGTCGGCTCGGAGATGCGCAAGCGTCTCGCGATCACCTCGTCGCTCGCGGAGCTGGAGGACGGGCTCGGCGAGCTGGACCTCGACCAGGGGTGGCCCGCGGGAGCGGACGGTCCGCGTGGCCGTACGTCGGGCAACAACCGCGTTGTCCTGCCGGACGGCTGGCTGAAGGACCCGTACGACTGCGCGGGCATCAGCGAGGACGCGGAGCTGGACACGTCGGGCGGCTGA